One Amaranthus tricolor cultivar Red isolate AtriRed21 chromosome 1, ASM2621246v1, whole genome shotgun sequence DNA window includes the following coding sequences:
- the LOC130800036 gene encoding dicarboxylate transporter 2, chloroplastic-like, whose amino-acid sequence MMESLALHSLSISTKPTIFSPSTAKTTAFSLFTTKTAFLYHRRLHSLSLSSPPNPKPFSFYITKPLLKPINSAATPAAVPAKPPSKGAKPIPLIISISVGLILRFAIPKPPELSPQSWQLLAIFLSTISGLVLSPLPVGAWAFLGVTASIVTKTLPFSTAFNAFTNEVIWLIVISFFFARGFVKTGLGDRIATYFVKLLGKSTLGLSYGLTFSEALVAPAMPSTTARAGGIFLPIIKSLSLSSGSLPGEESRKKLGCYLMMTQLQSAGNSSALFLTAAAQNLLCLKLAEELGVKIASPWVFWFKTACLPAAVALLLTPLILYKLYPPELKDTPDAPTLASEKLKSMGPVTRNEWVMVGTMLLAVSLWVFGQRIGVSSVVAAMLGLSVLLLLGVLDWNDCLNEKSAWDTLAWFAVLVGMAGQLTHLGIVSWMSGCVANGLKAMNLSWPAAFGILQASYFFVHYLFASQTGHVGALYSAFLAMNLASGVPGVLAALALAYNTNLFGALTHYSSGQAAVYYGAGYIDLPDVFKLGFVMAVINVIIWTVVGGFWWKILGLY is encoded by the exons ATGATGGAGAGTTTAGCACTTCATTCCCTTTCTATCTCTACAAAACCCACCATTTTTTCTCCCTCTACCGCCAAAACCACCGCATTTTCTCTCTTCACCACCAAAACCGCCTTCCTTTATCATCGCCGCCTCCACTCACTTTCCCTCTCCTCTCCTCCAAACCCAAAACCATTCTCCTTCTACATCACAAAACCCCTTTTGAAACCTATAAATTCCGCCGCAACACCCGCTGCTGTCCCCGCAAAACCACCTTCAAAAGGCGCTAAACCAATTCCGCTAATAATCTCAATCTCTGTAGGTTTAATTCTTCGTTTTGCAATTCCAAAACCACCTGAACTCTCTCCCCAATCATGGCAACTCCTCGccatttttctttccaccatttcTGGTCTTGTACTCAGCCCATTACCAGTCGGGGCATGGGCTTTTCTCGGTGTAACTGCTTCAATTGTAACTAAAACGTTGCCGTTTTCTACAGCTTTTAATGCTTTCACCAATGAAGTGATTTGGTTGATTGttatttcattcttttttgcTCGTGGGTTTGTGAAAACTGGGCTTGGTGATCGGATCGCGAcgtattttgttaaattgttagGGAAAAGTACTTTGGGTTTGTCTTATGGACTTACTTTTTCTGAAGCTCTTGTTGCTCCTGCTATGCCATCTACTACTGCAAGAGCTGGTGGTATCTTTTTGCCTATTATTAAATCGCTTTCTCTGTCTTCCGGGAGTTTGCCCGGTGAAGAGTCCAGGAAGAAGCTTGGTTGTTATCTAATGATGACTCAACTGCAG TCTGCCGGTAACTCTAGTGCTCTTTTCCTAACTGCTGCTGCTCAAAATCTTCTGTGCCTCAAATTAGCCGAGGAGCTTGGTGTAAAGATTGCTTCTCCTTGGGTTTTTTGGTTCAAGACGGCTTGTCTACCAGCAGCTGTTGCACTCTTGCTCACTCCACTGATTTTGTACAAGCTTTATCCCCCTGAACTCAAAGACACCCCGGATGCCCCCACATTAGCTTCTGAAAAATTGAAGAGTATGGGGCCTGTCACTAGAAATGAGTGGGTGATGGTTGGTACAATGCTTCTTGCAGTCTCACTCTGGGTATTCGGGCAA CGAATTGGCGTTTCAAGTGTTGTTGCTGCAATGCTTGGGCTATCAGTTCTCCTGTTGTTGGGAGTACTAGACTGGAATGATTGTCTGAATGAAAAATCTGCTTGGGATACTCTTGCCTGGTTTGCCGTTCTTGTAGGAATGGCTGGCCAATTGACTCACCTTGGTATTGTTTCCTGGATGTCTGGATGTGTCGCCAACGGTCTGAAAGCAATGAATTTAAGCTGGCCTGCTGCATTTGGCATTCTTCAAGCATCCTACTTTTTCGTCCATTACCTATTCGCTAGTCAGACTGGCCATGTTGGAGCTTTGTACTCGGCCTTTTTGGCTATGAATTTAGCATCTGGAGTTCCTGGTGTTTTAGCAGCCTTGGCATTAGCTTATAACACTAACTTATTTGGAGCACTTACGCATTATAGTAGTGGCCAAGCAGCAGTTTATTATGGAG CTGGTTACATTGACCTTCCTGATGTATTCAAACTGGGTTTTGTTATGGCGGTCATCAATGTTATTATCTGGACGGTGGTAGGGGGATTTTGGTGGAAGATATTGGGCCTCTATTGA
- the LOC130800051 gene encoding bifunctional riboflavin biosynthesis protein RIBA 1, chloroplastic-like: protein MVSFCLSQSSAAAFCGSMTNKKSDARDGLHSQRLSLAEGMNTNIGMVCLRLRKVQKFGTMVAVVPGEGDHDLSSNRKLDHMTELSSESPPISMGFALEDDQGDDFDRPTQGFHSIPDAIEDIRQGKIVIVVDDKDRENQGDLVMAAELMTPEAMEFIVKYGSGLVCVSMQEDDVQRLRLPLMVPTKDYQDNLCTAFTVSVDAKHGTKHGASINDRVTTVKALASRDSKHDDFNRPGHIFPLKYRKGGVLKRAGHTEASVDLAVLAGLDPIAVLCEITDHDGSMAKSPKLREFAEKYNLKIICIADLIRFRRKRVELIESSSAARLPTTWGTFKAYCYKSHFDGIEHVAMVKGDIGDGHDVLVRVHSECLTGDIFGSERCDCGNQLALAMKKIEAAGRGVVVYLRGHEGRGIGLGHKLRAYNLQDAGRDTVEANLDLGLPVDSREYGIGAQILRDLGVRSLKLMTNNPTKYIALKGYGLTVSGRVPLITPITKDNKKYLETKRKKMGHVYTLDLHENGNGSSPQTENAETTNSNTSADDVIVNVKM, encoded by the exons ATGGTGTCTTTCTGTCTTTCTCAATCTTCTGCTGCTGCTTTCTGCGGCTCAAT GACTAACAAAAAGAGTGATGCAAGGGATGGATTGCATAGCCAAAGGTTAAGCTTGGCGGAAGGAATGAATACAAATATTGGTATGGTTTGTTTAAGGCTGCGCAAGGTTCAAAAATTTGGAACCATGGTTGCTGTTGTTCCTGGAGAAGGTGATCATGACTTGAGCAGCAATCGAAAGTTGGATCATATGACTGAGCTTTCCAGTGAAAGTCCACCAATTTCTATGGGATTTGCATTGGAGGATGATCAAGGTGATGACTTTGATCGTCCAACTCAAGGTTTTCATTCCATTCCTGATGCTATTGAAGATATTCGTCAAGGAAAG ATAGTAATAGTTGTAGATGATAAAGATAGAGAAAACCAAGGAGATCTGGTAATGGCGGCAGAACTAATGACGCCAGAGGCTATGGAATTTATAGTTAAGTATGGCTCTGGCCTTGTTTGTGTTAGCATGCAAGAAGATGACGTTCAGAGATTACGACTCCCTCTCATGGTGCCGACCAAGGATTACCAGGACAACCTTTGCACAGCATTTACAGTTTCTGTG GatgcgaaacatggcacaaaacatggTGCTTCGATCAACGATCGGGTAACCACAGTGAAAGCCCTGGCATCAAGGGACTCCAAGCACGACGACTTTAATCGGCCGGGCCATATATTTCCATTGAAGTATAGGAAGGGAGGAGTGTTGAAGCGAGCTGGCCACACTGAAGCTTCAGTTGATCTTGCTGTGTTAGCTGGACTGGATCCTATTGCCGTTCTGTGTGAGATTACAGATCATGATGGCTCCATGGCCAAATCTCCCAAACTCCGAGAATTCGCAGAAAAGTATAACCTCAAGATCATATGTATTGCTGATCTAATAAG GTTCCGGAGAAAAAGAGTGGAACTAATCGAAAGCTCTTCAGCAGCAAGGTTGCCTACAACGTGGGGAACGTTCAAAGCTTACTGTTATAAGTCGCATTTTGATGGCATTGAgcatgttgcaatggttaag GGCGACATAGGAGACGGACATGATGTTCTGGTGAGAGTTCACTCAGAATGTCTAACAGGAGACATATTTGGTTCAGAAAGATGCGACTGCGGAAACCAGCTTGCACTCGCAATGAAGAAGATAGAGGCGGCTGGAAGGGGAGTTGTCGTGTACCTTCGTGGACATGAAGGTCGGGGAATAGGTTTAGGGCATAAGCTTCGTGCGTATAATCTTCAGGATGCTGGTCGAGATACAGTTGAAGCCAACCTAGATCTAGGATTGCCTGTTGACTCGAGAGAGTATGGGATCGGTGCACAG ATATTGAGGGACTTGGGAGTTAGAAGTCTGAAACTGATGACAAACAACCCAACAAAATATATAGCGTTAAAGGGTTATGGTCTTACTGTATCTGGTAGAGTTCCATTGATAACTCCTATAACCAAAGACAATAAAAAGTATCTGGAAACCAAGCGTAAGAAGATGGGTCATGTCTATACTCTGGACTTGCATGAAAATGGCAATGGAAGCAGCCCCCAGACTGAAAATGCTGAAACTACCAACTCGAACACTTCGGCAGAcgatgttattgttaatgtaaAGATGTGA
- the LOC130800060 gene encoding probable flavin-containing monooxygenase 1, translating to METNCKVCIIGAGISGLSACKYALSKGYNPIVFESKSTIGGAWTNTLEITKLQTPKQLYQFSDFPWPSSISTLYPDKDQVKEYLNSYAKQFDLLKYIKFNTQVLSIKYEGPSHEEIQSWALWNGNGDPFGNKGKWILTTQELPNQSIKMMEAEFVILCIGRFSGLPNIPKFPSSKGPEVFEGKVMHSMDYSALDYDSARNLVKGKSVTVVGFQKSALDTAMECSNANGKELPCTMICRNPHWNVPENFPWGINISNLYLNRFSELLLHKPGEGLLLSLLASFLSPLRWGISKVVEASIKKKYPIKKYGMVPDHSFLQEMNTCTFATIPEGFYENVEKGNIILKRAPSFSFFNGGVVLEDSSIGYKEYIKTDLVILATGFKGEQKLKHIFESQFFQDCLFGPLHNTIHLYRECIHPKIPQLAIIGHSESGSNLYTSEMRCRWLFELLDGKFKLPSVEAMENDILEWCKFMKMYSGNNYKRACIGALHIWYNDQLCKDMGINHRRKNGFWAELFQPYGPLDYA from the exons ATGGAAACAAATTGTAAAGTATGCATAATTGGAGCAGGCATAAGTGGTCTATCAGCATGCAAATATGCCCTCTCTAAGGGTTACAATCCCATAGTTTTTGAGTCCAAAAGCACCATTGGTGGTGCTTGGACAAATACTCTTGAGATTACAAAACTCCAAACTCCTAAACAACTCTACCAATTCTCTGATTTCCCATGGCCTTCTTCTATTTCAACACTATACCCTGATAAAGACCAAGTTAAAGAGTACCTTAATTCTTATGCTAAACAATTTGATTTACTTAAGTACATTAAATTTAATACCCAAGTGTTGAGTATTAAGTATGAAGGTCCTTCCCATGAAGAGATCCAATCTTGGGCTCTTTGGAATGGGAATGGTGACCCTTTTGGTAATAAGGGTAAGTGGATTCTCACCACTCAAGAACTGCCCAATCAATCAATCAAG ATGATGGAAGCAGAATTTGTGATCTTGTGTATTGGAAGATTTAGTGGGCTGCCGAACATACCAAAGTTTCCTTCAAGCAAAGGACCAGAGGTTTTTGAAGGGAAGGTTATGCATTCTATGGATTATTCTGCTTTGGACTACGACTCTGCTAGAAATTTGGTTAAAGGGAAGAGTGTTACTGTAGTTGGCTTCCAAAAATCTGCACTTGATACTGCTATGGAGTGTTCAAATGCTAATG GAAAAGAACTTCCATGCACAATGATATGTAGGAATCCACATTGGAATGTGCCTGAAAATTTTCCATGGGGAATTAACATCTCAAACTTGTATTTGAACCGCTTTTCTGAACTCTTGCTTCACAAGCCTGGAGAAGGTCTTCTTCTTAGTCTTCTAGCCTCATTTCTTTCACCTTTG AGATGGGGAATCAGCAAAGTAGTGGAAGCAagtattaagaaaaaatatccTATCAAAAAATATGGGATGGTTCCTGATCATAGCTTCCTACAAGAAATGAACACTTGTACATTTGCAACAATCCCAGAAGGTTTTTATGAAAATGTTGAGAAAGGAAACATCATTTTGAAAAGGGCCCCATCCTTCAGCTTCTTCAATGGTGGTGTTGTACTTGAAGATAGCAGTATTGGTTATAAGGAATATATAAAGACTGACTTGGTTATTCTTGCTACTGGTTTCAAAGGAGAACAAAAGCTCAAACACATTTTTGAATCTCAATTTTTTCAGGATTGTTTATTTGGCCCCTTACACAATACTATTCATTTATACAG AGAATGTATTCATCCAAAAATTCCACAATTAGCAATAATTGGACATTCAGAGAGCGGTTCGAACTTATACACGTCAGAAATGAGATGTCGTTGGTTATTTGAACTACTCGATGGAAAATTCAAATTACCAAGCGTAGAAGCAATGGAAAACGATATCTTAGAATGGTGCAAATTCATGAAAATGTATTCAGGTAATAACTACAAAAGAGCTTGTATTGGAGCATTGCATATTTGGTATAATGATCAACTTTGCAAAGACATGGGCATAAATCATAGGAGAAAGAATGGTTTCTGGGCTGAGTTGTTCCAGCCATATGGCCCACTGGACTATGCTTAA